CCCGCCACTCGCCGGTGCTGCCGGTGCGCCGGTGGCCGTGCAAGGCGGCAAACGCCGGGTCATCCCCGGCGTCGAGCCGGTAGTGATCCTCGTGCGCCTTAAAGTCGGGCAGGCAGTTCGCCCACGACCACGCGTCCTCTCCAGTCAGACGGGCCCAGTGATCGTAGTCGCGCGCCTGCCCACGCATGTAGATCATGCCGTTGATACTGGAGCAGCCGCCCAGCACCTTGCCGCGCGGGTAGCGCAGCCGCCGCCCGTTGAGCCCAGCCTCGGGTTCGGTTTGGTAGAGCCAATCGGTGCGCGGGTTGCCGATGCAGTACAAATACCCCACCGGGATGTGGATCCACAGGTAGTCGTCGCGCCCGCCAGCCTCGACGAGCAACACGCGCCGCTGCGGGTCGGCCGAGAGCCGGTTGGCCAACAGACAGCCGGCGGTACCAGCACCAACGACAATGAAGTCGAACACGAGAGGCGTGGCGGTGTGCACGGCGGAGCATCCTTTCGGTAGCGGTGAAGGTACGAGAGTCCGCAGTGACCGACAACCGGTTGCGTCACTTCAGTGCGCGGTCGGCATCACAAACTCGGCACCTTTGGGCGTGCTCTCGGGCCAGCGCTGCATCACGCTCTTTTGCGCAGTGTAGAAGCGTACGCCCTCCTCGCCGTAGGCATGCATGTCGCCAAAGAGGCTCTTTTTCCAGCCGCCAAAGCCGTGCCACGCCATCGGCACCGGGATCGGCACGTTGATGCCCACCATCCCGGCGCGCACGCGGCGCGCGAACTCGCGCGCAATGTGCCCGTCGCGCGTGAAGCACGCCGTGCCATTGCCATAGGCGTGTGCGTTGACGAGCTGCAGCGCCGCCGCAAAATCCGGCACGCGCACGCACGACAGCACGGGCCCGAAAATCTCCTCGCGGTAGATCGACATCTCGGGCGTGACGTGGTCGAAGAGCGTGCCGCCGAGCCAGAAGCCGCCCTCGCACCCGGGCCCGGCGCGGCGGGCGTCGAAGGTGCGGCCGTCCACCAGCAGCTGCGCGCCCTCGCGCAGACCGGCTTCGATGTAGCCAACAATGCGCTGGCGCGCCGCCTCGGTGACGATCGGCCCCATTTCAGCCTCTGGGTTCATGCCATCCATGACCTTGAGGGCGCGCGTGCGCTCGACCAACCGCGGCATGATCCGATCGGCCACGTCGCCCACGAGCACGCCCACCGAGATCGCCATGCAGCGCTCGCCCGCCGAGCCGAACGCCGCGCCGATCAGCGCATCGACCGCCTGGTCGAGGTCGGCGTCCGGCATCACCACCATGTGGTTCTTCGCGCCGCCCAGCGCCTGCACGCGCTTGCCGTGGCGCGCCCCGGTCTCGTACAGGTGCTGCGCCACCGGCGTCGAGCCGACGAAGCTGATGGCGCGCACGTCCGGGTGTTCCAGCAGCGCGTCCACCGCCACCTTGTCACCCTGCACGACGTTGAAGACACCATCGGGCAGGCCGGCCTCCTTGAGGAGATCGGCGATGCGCAGCGACGGTGTGGGGTCGATCGGGCTGGGCTTGAGCACGAAGGTGTTGCCGCACGCGATCGCGATGGGGAACATCCACATCGGCACCATGACGGGGAAGTTGAACGGCGTGATGCCCGCCACCACCCCCAGCGGCTGCCGCAGCGTCCAGTTGTCGATGCCGGTGGATACCTGGTCGGTGTAGTCGCCCTTGAGCAGCTGCGGGATGCCGCACGCGAACTCGACGATCTCGATGCCGCGCGTGACCTCGCCCTGCGCGTCGGTGAAGACCTTGCCGTGCTCGGCGGTGATGAGGCGCGCGAGTTCGTCTTTGTGCCGATTGAGCAGCTCCAGGAATTTGAACATGACACGCGCACGGCGCAGCGGCGGCACCTCCGCCCAGGCGGGAAACGCCGCCTGCGCCGCCGCCACCGCCGCGTCGACATCGGCAGCGTCGGCCAGTGCCACCCGTGCGGTGACCGTACCGGTGGCGGGGTTGGTCACATCCTGCGCGCGGGAGGAAGTGCCGGCAAAGCGGGTACCCGCCACGTAGTGCGGGATGTCGGTGATGGTGGGGTGACGTGCGTTCATGAATGCGCCTCCGGTCGACGTAGATGCCTCGATGCCCGCAGTCTATGAACCGAACCGCGCCGATACAAGACTTGAAACTTGAATTGATTGTTCACTTTCGTGAACAATGAGACCATGACCGTCAAGAAAATGACCGAACTCTGGAGTCATTGTCACTGGCTAACTGTGCTCGCCGAACAGGGCAGCTACACCGCAGCGGCGGCACGCCTGGGCGTGAGCAAGGCCGCTGTGAGCCAGCGCATTGCCGAACTGGAACGCATCGCGGGCGTGACACTGGTGCAACGCAGCACCCGCAGCGTGCGCCTGACCGAAGCGGGCCAGCGGCTGGTGGATCAGACGCGCGCAGCCTTCGAGCAAATCAGTCAGAGCTTTGCCCAGGTGCGCGACCTCGCCGGCGTACCGCAGGGGCTATTGCGTGTGACCGCGCCGGTGGCCTTGGCGCGGCAGCAAATCGTGCCGCGGCTGCCTGCGTTTCTGCGCCAGTACCCGCAGGTGCACATCGAGCTGAACCTGTCGGATCGATTGAGTTCGTTGGCCACCGAGGGTTTTGATCTTGCGATCCGACACACCGCCCACCCGCCGGCCACCCATGTGGCGGTGCAGTTGTGCACTACGCGTTCGGTACTGGTGGCCAGCACGGCCTACCTGCGGCGAGCGGGCACGCCGCAACATCCAGCGGACCTCAGCGAACACAACTGTTTGCACTACCCTCGCCCGCAAGAGCGCCCAGCCTGGACGCTGGAGCCGCGCGATGCGCGCTTGGGCGAACGGGTGACGGTATTGGTGCGCGGATCGCTGGCCGCCAACAACAGCGAGGTTTTGCGCGATGCAGCGCTGGCGGGGCTGGGTATCGCGTTGCTGCCGGACTTCAGCGCGCAGGCGGCACTGCACGCGGGCAAGCTGGTGCAAGTGCTGCCGAGCTGGACCCCTGTGGGGTCGTTTGCCGACCGCATCTATGCTATCCGGCCCTACACGGTGCATGTGCCACGCGCGGTGTCGCTGTTCACGGACTACCTGCGCCAGGCGATGAAGAGCGGCTTTGGGGATTTGCCTGAATCCATGACCTCGATTTGAGGACTCTGCCCATGCGGGCGGAAATCCAGGGCGAATCGCGTTCGTCAGCGAAGACGCACTGCGCCGGGCGCTCGGGCACCTTGACGAAGCGGCCAGCGCGGCGTGGCCGCGCCCGGGCCTGATGCATTCGGTGCGCGAGACGCTCGATCGCCCCAAGGTGCCGGGCATCGACGCAAGCCTCCAGCCGCAGTACGGACACCAGAAAAGTGTCCGAGACCAGACGACGCTGTACCTGACGCCGCTGCACGGCCGCGCCGACGTGCTCAAGCGGCTGCTCGCCAATATCGGCAAGGCCGTGCGCCACGTCAGCGCCACTGCGGAGCAGTTCAAGGACCTCGACCGCTGGGGCTGCCTACTGCGCTACATCAGCGACCACATCGCGCCAGTCATCGGCCCGCCAAGCCCCCCCACAGGGTTGCCAACAGCGAGGTAACCGCCGGGTTTATAGAGAGCCCAGCACAACTCTGCTTCCGAGACCCGGCCGGCTCCATACGGCCTCTGGCTTTGCACACGACGTAACGTGGCGCTCGTTTTGTCCGGATTCGGGGCCGGTTTTCGCTCCTTTCGGGGCGTTGTTCGCCCCGCGGCCGTCGTTTGCGGCCGGCGCGGGCGCACTCATCCTGTCGAGATCATCAACAGCTTGCACCGCGCCATGTACAGGTTGGCCAGCGCTGCGCACATCGTTCGCTTGGCCGCGTTTTTCTTCAGGCCCCGATAGGGACACGTGGCAAAGCCGATTGCTGTCGACACTCCGCGGTGAAGTCGGCCCGCCGGGTGTCCGGCACCCACAACTGCACCACGCGCATCCCTTGCGACCTGAGCTTCGCCCGGTGTCTCTGCATTCGTTGGGCAGAAGATGTCTGTGTCATGGGGGTTTGCTGGGTGCCAAGGAATCACGCCGTCACATCCGACATCGTAGAGAAAAGGAGGCTTCTTGGCACATAGAAATGGGGTATGCTTTTGTACGGCCACTTGCCGTACAATAGTACGCAGGAGGACAAACCATGTCTGTCGCTACCGCTCGTCTCGAAGCCCGAATCAGCGCCGAGCTGCATGCGCTGATCAAGCGTGCCGCGGCCCTTCAGGGGCGCACCGTGACCGACTTTGTCGTCTCCACCGTGCAGGACGCCGCACGACGCGCCATCGAGGAATCGGAAGTGATTCGGCTGACCCTGTCCGACCAAGAACACTTCGCGCAGGCGTTGCTATCACCGCCCCCTGCGGCCCCGGCCCTCGAGCGTGCATTCGCGCGCCGCCGCAAGCTGCTGATCACTGAATGAGCCAAGCCCGGTTTCGCGTGGTGCCGCTGGATGCCACGCATGATCGCTTGGCCTTTGATTGCGACAACCCCGCCCTCAATCGCTACTTGCGCGAGCAAGCCTCGCAAGATGTGCGGCGTCGCATCGCTGCCTGCTTCGTCGCCTTGGCGGATGGGCAGCGCATCGCGGGCTACTACACGCTGGCTTCGGCGAGCCTGCTGCTGGCCGATCTGCCGCCCGGCATCGGCAAAAAGCTGCCGCGCTATCCGACAGTGCCCGCTGTTCGTATGGGGCGTCTGGCGGTCGATCGGGCATTCAAAGGCCAAGGCCTCGGTGGCGCGTTGCTGGCCGATGCGCTAAGCCGCGCCGCGCGCTCCGAGATTGCCGCCTTCGCCCTCATGGTGGACGCCAAAGACGAGGCCGCCGCCTTCTACCGGCATCACGGCTTCATCGCCTTGATCGACTCACCACTCACCCTGTTCTTGCCGCTGGCCACGGTTCGCGCTGTAGAGGGGGTTTAGCAATTCAAGTGATGAGTCTGCGCAGCAGCATGCGGGCCTCGGCGAACCAAGCCCAGGCTCTTGGCCACGGACGAGAACCGCTCACGATGCGGCTTCACGGTCTTCCCCCAGCGTTAACCGCCCGTGGCCGCCTCACGGCAGCTGCGCCGCCCACTGCACCAGCGCGTCCAGCGCAGGGCGCGCGGCGCGGGCGTTGGGGTGGTTGACGATCGCCACCAGCACGCGCCGCTGCCCACGGGGGCCGTGCACGTACCCCGCCAGCGCCTGCACGTCCGCGAGGCTGCCGGTCTTCAGGTGCGCCACGCCCGCGCCCATCGGGCTGCGCCGCAGCGTCCCGTCGATGCCCGCTGCGGGCAGCGACGCCATCAGCTCCGGCATCCACGGGCTCGCCCACACCCACTGCAGCAGCCGCGCCAGCGCCGCGGCCGTCACGCGCGCCTCGCGGCTGAGCCCCGCGCCGTTGTCGATGACCGGCGCGGGGACGTCCGGCCCCAGCCGTTCGCGCCACCACGCCTGCACCACGGCACGCGCGGCATCGAACGTCGCGGCGGGGGGACGGCCCCCTGGCTGCGGCGCCGGCCCCTGCGCACCGGGCGGGGCGCTACCGCCGGCGGCCCGCGCCAGCGTCAGCAACAGTTGCTGCGCCATCACGTTGTTGCTGAACTTGTTGACGTCGCGCACCACCTCAATCAACGGGGGGGACTCGAACACGAACCGCGGCGCCAACCCCGGTGGCACGGTGCCGTCGCGGACCTGTCCCGCGAGCGTGCCACCTAGCGCCGCCCACACGCCCGCCACCGCGCGGGCGGCGTGCCGTGCCGGATCCGGGTGCGCAGCCGGCCACACGCGCTCCCCGCACGACGCCGGATAACGCCCGCGAAAACGCGGCGCGCGCGCGTCCGACCAGTCCGCCTGCAGCGCCGCACGCCAGTCGTCGCACGGGCCATCGGCCAGCGGCACCGTCTGCGGCACCGTCACCTCCGCCAGCGGCGGCTCCATGCCGATGCGCGCGACCCCCGCCACCGGATCGGGAACGAACGTGAACACCTGCGCCCGGAAGTTGACCAGCAGCGCGTCCGGCGCGGCGTTGTAGGGGCGCAGCGGCTCGCCATCGAACGCGCCGGGATCGTGCGGCGGCAGGTCGAACGCGCTGCGGTCCAGCACGATGTCGCCCGCCACGTGCCGAATGCCCAGCGCCTGCACGCGCCGCAGCAGCAGCCACAGCCGCTCGGTCACGAGCTTCGGGTCACCATCGCCGCGCAGGTACAACGATCCGGCCAGCACCCCGTCGCGCACCGGGCCGTCCGCGTACACCGCTGTGCGCCACGTGTACGCGGGGCCCAACACATCGAGCGCCGCGACGGTCGTCACCAGCTTCATCACCGACGCGGGGTTCATCGGAACGTCCGCGCGGTGCGCCAGGTGTACGCGCCCGGCGGCGGTCACGTCCGCCACCACCACCGACAGCGCGTCAGCGGGGATGCGGGCGCGGGTAAGCGGCTGCGCGACGGCAGCCGGCAGCCCCACCGCTGGCGCAGCCGAGGCAACCGATGGCGGAGGCAGCCCCGCAGCCACACAGATCGCTGCCACGATGGCAAAGCATCGCCGTGCCATGACCGTTCTCACCTCCACCTGTGCAAGTGCCGCTCGACCCACGCGTACCCGATGCGCTCCTGCTCCAAACGCAGACGCGGCTGCAAGCGATGGAATCGCAGATCGTCATAGACGGCCGCCTCCTCCGGTGTCAGGCGCGGCAAATCGCGTGCGATGGGGTCTGACTCTTCACCCCAGTGCTGTCGGTGCGCGAGCAGTGTCTCTCGGTCCATCAAGAGGGACGTGACATGGGGAAAAAGCGTTCGCAGCTGGTCGAGGATGGCAAAGCCGTGGGTATCGATATCGCCCCAGTAGACGAGCGCGACACCATGCAGCCAGTCGGCTTGCGCCAGCGCTTCCCACCCGTAGCCCGCGCCAAAAAGCACCATCGCGCACGGGAGCGCGGGGAAAGCGAGGAAGTTCGTTTCGTTCTCGGTGATGAACACCTGCTGCACCGGCAGCCGCAAAGCGGCGAAATGGGTGGCATCCAAGGTGATGTCGGGCAACGCATCGGCACTGGCCGGGCACCCTGGCAGGAAAGGAAGCGCGGGATCGAGCAGCCGAAACCGGATCCGAAGCGGCTTGTCACGAAAACCGTAGCGACGTGTGAACTGGGCCACGCCGGTCGCGCTCGTGTCGATCGCCGCAGGGGGCAACGCGAGGTCGAGCCATTCGGTCAGGACGCCCCGATGGGCCTCGATGAACTTGCTGTCCACACCAGGGGCATCCACTTGGCGCAGATAGACGCCCGGACGCGGATGCGCTTGCAGCCAGGCCACGACGGCGAGCAGCCGTTCCCAACGATCGGCCAACTCCAATGCCTGCAGCGGCCGCCGCAGCAGCCACGGCAGCAGCGCCGGTTGAACGACAGCCGTCTGCTGCCAAAGGACCTGAAAACACTGGGCGGCGCGCGTCTTCCCGATCCACGCGATCGCCGCTTCCCGCGTGTCGACCCAGGCGCTGACCGGCAATCGCTGCGCTCCCAAGACGCGATGGTGCCACGCACGCCATTCGAGCCGCACCTGGGGTGTGGCAGCGAGTGTCTGAACCCAAGCCCGTACCGCCTCGAAGCGCTCGGTCAGTTCGGCTGCCGTGGGGGTTTTGAGCGTCAGGCGCAACGGCCACGCCATCGTCTCGGTGACGGTTGCACGCAGCAGTTCGCCGCGATCCCACAGCCGCTGCACTTGGGCACGCAGGTCGGCTGGTGTGGTCCAGTTCATAGTGCCGTCCCGCCCTACGCGACCGCAACGGCTGCCTGCGCACCCGCTGCACGGGGGCTCGCCGCCGTCGCCGTTTCTGCGGCTTTCTGCGCCCGGTACTCCTCGATCGTCAGGCAGCGCAATCGTGAGTCGCGCCCGCCCTCGTTGTGCACGAAGCCCACGCTGGCGACATACGGCTCGATGATGTGGATCTTCTGCAGTGGCGTAACGATCAGGAGCTGCAGATTGAGCTGCTGAAACAGGCGCAGGCCATACTGCGCCGACTCATCCGACCCGCGCCCGAACGCCTCGTCGATCACCACAAAGCGGAAGGAACGCGAACGCACCGCCCCCCATTCCAGGCCAAACTGATAGGCGAGGCTCGCGGCCAGCACGGTGTAGGCGAGCTTTTCCTTCTGTCCACCCGACTTGCCGCCGGAGTCGGAATAGTGCTCATGCTCTGCATCATCGGCACGCCAGCGCTCGCTGGCGGAGAAGAGGAACCAGTTGCGCACGTCGGTGACCTTGGTCATCCAGCGCCGATCGGCCTCTGCCAGCCCCTCGCGGCCACGGAAGCGGTCGATGATGGCCTTGACCTGCAGAAACTTCGCTTCTGAATACTGCTCGTCGGCCGAACCCGTGAGGGTGCCTTCGGTGCAGGCGCGCAGGGCCTGCTGAAAGTCGCGGATTTCTGCGTCCGGACTGGGGGCTGCGACCAGCGTGATGTAGCGCCCGGGGTTGTAGTCGATGGCGAGCAGCGACTGGTTGATGCGCGCAACGCGCGCCTTGATCTCCTCCCGCTCGCGGGCGAGCTGGGCGTTGAAGTTGGCGATCTCGTTGATGGTGTTGACGTTGAGCAGCTCCTTGAAACGCGCCTCGAAGCGGGGCAGGTCATCGCGCTGGAGCCCGTCGAGCATGCGTTCGTACTCCGGCAGTGCGGCCAGCGCCACGTCCATGTCGACGGTCTCGGCCTTGAACGCCTCCTTGAAGCCGCGCATGGCGTTGATGATCTTTTCGGACAAATGGGTCAGCCGCTTGTCCGCAGCATTGATGCGTTGCTGCAGCCACTGGCGCACCTCCTGCTCGCGGTTGTCGCACGACTCCACCGTGAGCTGATGCGCGCCCAGCGCCTGCGCGCGCCAGGCGTCCAGCCGCTCGATGTGGGCGTCGGTCAGGGGGGCAGCCGCCCACGCCGCTTGCGACTGCTCGCGCTGCGCCTGTGCCACCTCCTGCTTGGTGGCCACCGTGGCGCGTTTGTCGCGTACCGCGTCGCGCTGGCTTTCTACCTCCGCCAAACGCGCCTGCGCCGCCGCGAGCTGCCGGCCCAGCTCCTGCAGCACGTTGGAGGCGGCCTCGAGCCGTGCACGTTCCTCGGTGAGTGCGGCAATCTGGCGAGCCGGGCTCATCCAGTCGAGGTCGGCAAACTGGGTGAACTCCTCCAGCTTGCTGAGCGCCTCCAGCTGGCTTTGCAGTTCGTTGCGTGCCTGCTGAATCGAGACGATGCGCTGCGCCAGGGTCGCCAGCTTGGCTTCCAGCCGTTCGCGTTGATCGCGTAGGGTGCGCAGCTTGTCGGCATTGCTCCAGCCGAGCACGTAGCGGCTGCGGTCATCGATCCGGTGCCGGTCGTCCTTCTCGTGACGCCCGCTCGGGTCCTTGATCTGCCCCGCGCGGGTGATGGCGCGCGCCTCGCGGCGAAACTGCTCGACCGTGTCGCAACAGGCGAAGTCAAAGCGGACCTTGAGCTCCTGCTCCAGCCACTCGTAATGCGGTGAATCCGGCTTGATGACGAGCTTGCGCACGAGCGACTGCGGATGCAGGGCCGCGCCCTGGGCAGCCTTGCGTGCACGCACGTGAAAATAGACCAGCCGCGCGCCCAGGTGCTGACGCTCCACCCACTCGGCCACCGCGGGGTAGTGCGCCTCCGGCACCAGCAGCGACAGGCCAAAGTTGCGCAGCAGCCGCTCCGCCGCCCCTTCCCAATCGCGCTCGTCCTCGCGCACCTGGATGAGTTCACCTGCAAAGGGCAGTTCGTCCTCGGGGATGGCAAGGGCCGCACACAGCGCCTCGCGGATGCGGATCTGGGCGGCGTCGATATTGCTCTTTCGCCGGGCGAGGCTTTCGATTTCCTCCGACAAGGCGCGGTGTTCTTCGCGGCCCTTGCGAAAGACGAAGTCCTCCTCGCGCTCGCGGTTGTCCAGCTCGGCGATACGGCTGCGCAAGTCTTCGGCCCGCTGATGGATGCCCTGCTGCTGGGCGAGGAAGCCCGCCTCGTCAAGGGGCATGGATTCGTCGAGGCGGGCGAGCAGCGCACGGTAACGGTCGGCACGCTGCTGGCGCTGGGCCTTGTCCTGCTCCAGCCGGCGGATCTCCGCCGCCAGCTCTTCCAGACGATTCCCACCGTTGTCGCGCAAGGCCCGCTCCAGCCGGCCGACCTCGACGCGGGCGGCCTCCCGCTCCGCATCGAGCCGCGCGATCTGCGCATCGAGCCGGGAGGCCTCTTCCGCCAGCGAGGACAGCCGCCGCTCCAGCAGCTCACCCTTGAGCCGGGCGAAATACGGCCGGAGCTGGTCGCGCGCCTCGCGCCAGCCCTGAATCTCGGCGGCAAGCTGGGCGTGACGCTGGCCGTCCTCGACCAGGGGGGAGAGCATTTCGACCTGGCGCTTGGCCTTGAGCACCGCCTGATGTGCCCGGTCCAGGTCGTCGAAGTGGCGGATCAGCGCCTCGATGCGGCTTGCCACATCGAAGGGCTCCAGCATGTGCGTGCGCACAAAGTCCGTGAGGTTGCCCACCGACTTCATCGACACGGTCTGGTGGAAGAGCTCCAGCGCCTGCTCGTGCTCGATACCGAAGCGCCGGCGAAACCAGGCCCCATACGGCGGGAAGCTGTCGAACAGCTCGCAGCCCGCGCCGCGCAGCCGCTTGCGTAGCGCGTTGATATCGCTGCCAAAGCCGCTGAAATCGTCGGCGATGGTCAGTGCCCGTTCCGCCGCCACGAACAGGCGCGCGGGCTGGCCCTGCGGGTCCTTGAACCAGAACACCTGGGCCAGCGTCACGGACTGGTCGTAGCCCTCGTTGCGAAAAACGCCCAGGATCACCGAGTAGCTCGACGCATCGCGCAGCGCCACCGGCTTGGCCGTGCCGGTGACCTCGTTGCGCTCGCTTTTGTAGTGGCCCAACACGTAGGAGCGCAAGGACCGCTCGCGGGCATCCGCCCCAGCGGCCTTGTTGTAGGCCACGCGGTGCGCCGGCACGAGTAGCGTCGTGATCGCATCGACCAGCGTGGACTTGCCCGAGCCGATGTCACCGGTCAGCAGGCCATTGCGGCCACCCAGATCGAGCCGCCACACGCGCTTGTCGAAGGTGCCCCAGTTGAGCACCTCCAGCCGCTCGAGTCGAAAACCGACGCGGCTGTCGTCGGCCACGAAATCCAACCCCAGGGTGACGGCTTCAGGCATCGCCCTCCTCCTTGCCCGCGTCCTCCATCCGTGCCGTGCGGTAGGCCTCCAGCCGCGCGTCGAAATCCGCCAGCCACTGGGCATCGACGAAGGCCTTCAGTATGCGTCGCACCTCGTAGAGCCCCCGATCGTGGGCACCGCCCGCCGCGGGCTTGAGCCGGCGCAAGAAACCCAGTTCGACCACCTTGGCAATGGTCGCGTCCACCTGGTCGATCAACCGTGCCTCGTTCGGACCATCGGGCAGGAACACGCGCATCAGCTCGGCAATGTCGTCGCGCGAGAGCACCAGCCGCGTGCCACCGCCGCTGGCGTCGAACTCGGCCAGGCGCTTTCTGAGCAGCGCGAGCATCAGGCTCACCGGGTAGGACAGCGGGCGACGGGCGATGAGCCGGGGCAGGCGCGACGCACCATCGCCCTCGTCCAGGTCTGGGCGGCTCTTGAGGAAGGCGTAGCCCTCGGCCTCATCCAGCATCAGTTCGAGCAGCAGCACGGCGGCTTGCTCGCGCACCCGCGCCTGCAGATCGAGCAGGCTCGCCCACAGCCGCTCGTCATCCTCGCGATAGAGCACGCCTTTGAGCAGCAGCACCATCAGGCGCGACAGCTCGGGCACGGCGGTCGGCGGGCTGGCCGGGCTTTCGACGGGATTGCCGTCGAACCGTTGCAGGCCACCGTGTTCGCTTTCATACAGCGCCTCGTTCACGTTGCTCTCCCCCCTGTTCATCTCACGCTAGCGAGTAAAAATCACCCGCGGCACGCGGGCCTCACGCACCACCGTCTCGCCGGCGGGGCTGCACGCCTGCCAGCGGATCGGTTCGATCACCTCCTCATCGACCAGTGCGCGAAAATCGGCGAGTGTGCCCTCACCCGCTCCTGCGTGGGCCAGCTCCAGATACGCCACCAGCTCCGCCAAGCCCTGGTGCAAGGGTTCCCCTTCCAGCAGCTCGCGCAGCGTGATCTGCGGCTGGCGGCGCAGCGCCCGCTGCACGTTGGCGCGCAGGCGCGCCTTGTCCACCACCACCTGCCCAAAGAGGCGCGCGGTGTCCACGTCGTCCTCGCCCGCCAGCACGTTCAGATCGGCCAGGCGCGGCTTGACGCTGGGGGTGAACAGCGGGCGCTCCAGCGGCAGTTCGATCTCCGCCGCCATCGCGTCCAGATGCATCACCACACCCTTGGGCGGTGCTTCGCGCAGGCCGATCGCCTTGCTCTCGATGCCGCGCAGCAGCTCCAGGATGCGGCGGTGCTCCAGAAAGGCCCGGTCATCGAGAAAGCGGCGCAGCTGCTGTGAGAGCTGCGCCACGGTGCGCTGGGTGTGCTCGCCCGCCTCCAGCCAGTCGAAGTGCACGCGCCGCAGGCGCGCATCGGGCGCGAGCGGGACAACCGCAGGCAGCGCCAACACCTTGTCCAGCCATGCCGACAGCTCCTCCTGCCGACGGCTGGACATCAGAAAATCCCAAAAGGCGCGAAAACTCCGCCCCTGGTCGGAGTCGTCGATGGCGTCGCGCTCGCCCATGATCTCATCGAGCAGCGCGCCCTTGCTGCCCTCCCACAGCGCGATCTTCTCGCGCACCTTGCGGTCGAGCTGGCGGAAGTTGTGCTCC
This region of Tepidimonas taiwanensis genomic DNA includes:
- a CDS encoding LysR family transcriptional regulator, which codes for MTVKKMTELWSHCHWLTVLAEQGSYTAAAARLGVSKAAVSQRIAELERIAGVTLVQRSTRSVRLTEAGQRLVDQTRAAFEQISQSFAQVRDLAGVPQGLLRVTAPVALARQQIVPRLPAFLRQYPQVHIELNLSDRLSSLATEGFDLAIRHTAHPPATHVAVQLCTTRSVLVASTAYLRRAGTPQHPADLSEHNCLHYPRPQERPAWTLEPRDARLGERVTVLVRGSLAANNSEVLRDAALAGLGIALLPDFSAQAALHAGKLVQVLPSWTPVGSFADRIYAIRPYTVHVPRAVSLFTDYLRQAMKSGFGDLPESMTSI
- a CDS encoding type II toxin-antitoxin system TacA family antitoxin; the encoded protein is MSVATARLEARISAELHALIKRAAALQGRTVTDFVVSTVQDAARRAIEESEVIRLTLSDQEHFAQALLSPPPAAPALERAFARRRKLLITE
- the dacB gene encoding D-alanyl-D-alanine carboxypeptidase/D-alanyl-D-alanine endopeptidase; amino-acid sequence: MARRCFAIVAAICVAAGLPPPSVASAAPAVGLPAAVAQPLTRARIPADALSVVVADVTAAGRVHLAHRADVPMNPASVMKLVTTVAALDVLGPAYTWRTAVYADGPVRDGVLAGSLYLRGDGDPKLVTERLWLLLRRVQALGIRHVAGDIVLDRSAFDLPPHDPGAFDGEPLRPYNAAPDALLVNFRAQVFTFVPDPVAGVARIGMEPPLAEVTVPQTVPLADGPCDDWRAALQADWSDARAPRFRGRYPASCGERVWPAAHPDPARHAARAVAGVWAALGGTLAGQVRDGTVPPGLAPRFVFESPPLIEVVRDVNKFSNNVMAQQLLLTLARAAGGSAPPGAQGPAPQPGGRPPAATFDAARAVVQAWWRERLGPDVPAPVIDNGAGLSREARVTAAALARLLQWVWASPWMPELMASLPAAGIDGTLRRSPMGAGVAHLKTGSLADVQALAGYVHGPRGQRRVLVAIVNHPNARAARPALDALVQWAAQLP
- a CDS encoding antitoxin MazE family protein, with product MTQTSSAQRMQRHRAKLRSQGMRVVQLWVPDTRRADFTAECRQQSALPRVPIGA
- a CDS encoding DUF3322 domain-containing protein gives rise to the protein MNWTTPADLRAQVQRLWDRGELLRATVTETMAWPLRLTLKTPTAAELTERFEAVRAWVQTLAATPQVRLEWRAWHHRVLGAQRLPVSAWVDTREAAIAWIGKTRAAQCFQVLWQQTAVVQPALLPWLLRRPLQALELADRWERLLAVVAWLQAHPRPGVYLRQVDAPGVDSKFIEAHRGVLTEWLDLALPPAAIDTSATGVAQFTRRYGFRDKPLRIRFRLLDPALPFLPGCPASADALPDITLDATHFAALRLPVQQVFITENETNFLAFPALPCAMVLFGAGYGWEALAQADWLHGVALVYWGDIDTHGFAILDQLRTLFPHVTSLLMDRETLLAHRQHWGEESDPIARDLPRLTPEEAAVYDDLRFHRLQPRLRLEQERIGYAWVERHLHRWR
- a CDS encoding GNAT family N-acetyltransferase, which produces MSQARFRVVPLDATHDRLAFDCDNPALNRYLREQASQDVRRRIAACFVALADGQRIAGYYTLASASLLLADLPPGIGKKLPRYPTVPAVRMGRLAVDRAFKGQGLGGALLADALSRAARSEIAAFALMVDAKDEAAAFYRHHGFIALIDSPLTLFLPLATVRAVEGV
- a CDS encoding CoA-acylating methylmalonate-semialdehyde dehydrogenase; this encodes MNARHPTITDIPHYVAGTRFAGTSSRAQDVTNPATGTVTARVALADAADVDAAVAAAQAAFPAWAEVPPLRRARVMFKFLELLNRHKDELARLITAEHGKVFTDAQGEVTRGIEIVEFACGIPQLLKGDYTDQVSTGIDNWTLRQPLGVVAGITPFNFPVMVPMWMFPIAIACGNTFVLKPSPIDPTPSLRIADLLKEAGLPDGVFNVVQGDKVAVDALLEHPDVRAISFVGSTPVAQHLYETGARHGKRVQALGGAKNHMVVMPDADLDQAVDALIGAAFGSAGERCMAISVGVLVGDVADRIMPRLVERTRALKVMDGMNPEAEMGPIVTEAARQRIVGYIEAGLREGAQLLVDGRTFDARRAGPGCEGGFWLGGTLFDHVTPEMSIYREEIFGPVLSCVRVPDFAAALQLVNAHAYGNGTACFTRDGHIAREFARRVRAGMVGINVPIPVPMAWHGFGGWKKSLFGDMHAYGEEGVRFYTAQKSVMQRWPESTPKGAEFVMPTAH